In the Emys orbicularis isolate rEmyOrb1 chromosome 3, rEmyOrb1.hap1, whole genome shotgun sequence genome, one interval contains:
- the AKIRIN2 gene encoding akirin-2, translating to MACGATLKRTLDFDPLLSPASPKRRRCAPLSAPASSAAAASSFAAASPQKYLRMEPSPFGEVSSRLTTEQILYNIKQEYKRMQKRRHLENSFQQTDPCCSTDAQPHAFLLTGPALPGTSSAASSPLKKEQPLFTLRQVGMICERLLKEREEKIREEYEEILTTKLAEQYDAFVKFTHDQIMRRYGEQPASYVS from the exons ATGGCTTGCGGCGCCACATTGAAAAGGACTCTGGATTTCGACCCTCTGCTGAGCCCGGCCTCCCCGAAGCGGAGGCGATGTGCGCCATTGTCAGCCCCGGCCTCCTCGGCCGCCGCCGCCTCGTCCTTCGCCGCCGCCTCGCCGCAGAAATACCTGCGCATGGAGCCCTCGCCCTTCGGGGAGGTGTCCTCCCGCCTCACCACAG AACAAATTCTGTACAACATAAAACAGGAGTACAAACGCATGCAGAAGAGGAGACATTTAGAAAATAGCTTCCAGCAGACAGATCCATGTTGTTCTACTGATGCACAGCCACATGCATTTCTCCTTACTGGACCAGCTTTGCCAG GTACTTCATCTGCAGCATCATCACCATTGAAAAAAGAACAGCCCCTGTTTACTCTCAGACAAGTTGGAATGATCTGTGAACGTTTGCTGAAAGAACGTGAAGAGAAAATCCGTGAAGAGTATGAAGAAATTTTGACCACAAAACTTGCAG AACAATACGACGCATTTGTGAAGTTCACGCATGATCAGATCATGCGACGATATGGAGAACAGCCTGCTAGTT aTGTTTCATGA